One window of Athalia rosae chromosome 2, iyAthRosa1.1, whole genome shotgun sequence genomic DNA carries:
- the LOC105688480 gene encoding vinculin isoform X8, with product MPVFHTKTIESILEPVAQQVSRLVILHEEAEDGNAMPDLERPVQAVSRAVTNLVKVGRETINSSDDALLKQDMPGALYRVEGASRLLEEASAMLKQDPYSGPARKKLIEGSRGILQGTSSLLLCFDESEVRKIIRECKRVLDYLAVAEVIETMEDLVHFLKNLSPCLSKVSREVSAREKELTHQVHREILVRCLDQVKTLAPILICSMKIFIHIIAQGGKGAEEAAENRNYLSSRMSDELNEIIRVLQLTTYDEEEWDADQLTVLKKAQSAIESRLRAAQDWLDDGGALRGGVGEKSLRQIVEQAERLAERCLAPSQAEPITKLASQITTMTDALCELRQDGKGNTPQAESLARAIKDKLNDLRSTVYSTIVAVDKSGIAQTAHTVAGRLEQANKWLLNPQNDDKGLGQRAIALIVHEGKQNQHLANVAEGLPGIHKAEILNLCDEVDNLSRQLGDLCACGQGNTPRAQETARQLSQKLYELKNRIQQAVVSRVVEDFIDISTPLKQFTDAVLSPEGTPGREQNFNDKAHALQNFSNRAAKTARMVAAGGSSGNKKLAEALAVSASQVESLTPQLVNAGRIRMTYPESKAADEHFENLRQQYAETIQRARALCDEATDSGDFIRTSEEQMQKHSFLCDDAINKNHPQKMVDNTASIARLANRVILVAKQESDNSEDPAFIQRVNLAADGLQNSVAPMVQDAKAVAMNTKDGPAVSRWRESNRALLSNVGKVRKAITVNPDLPPPPDMSQLRINSEEQMPGQQYSYFTDKEMAPPRPPLPGGELAPPRPPPPETDDEDEMFMHAPQPNQPIMMAAHGLHQEVRQWSSKDNDIIAAAKKMAILMGRLSGLVRGEGGNKRDLIACAKAIAEASQEVTRLAKELARECTDKRIRTNLLQVCERIPTIGTQLKILSTVKATMLGAQEMLPSWEELLLNDELIGRSTEEDQEATDMLVGNAQNLMQSVKETVRAAECASIKIRTASGMKLRWVRRQPWYQY from the exons ATGCCCGTATTTCACACTAAAACAATCGAAAGCATTTTGGAACCTGTCGCACAGCAG GTGTCGAGGCTGGTCATTTTGCACGAAGAAGCTGAAGATGGAAATGCCATGCCAGATTTGGAGAGGCCTGTCCAGGCAGTTAGCAGGGCCGTCACCAACCTTGTCAAA GTTGGGCGTGAGACCATCAATTCATCTGACGATGCTTTACTCAAACAAGACATGCCAGGTGCCTTATACCGGGTCGAAGGGGCTTCCAGACTTCTCGAAGAAGCATCTGCCATGCTTAAACAAGATCCGTACTCTGGGCCCGCTAG GAAAAAGTTGATAGAGGGATCACGAGGGATCCTCCAAGGAACAAGTTCGCTCCTTCTTTGCTTCGACGAGAGCgaggttcgaaaaattatccgagaGTGTAAACGAGTTCTGGATTACTTGGCAGTTGCTGAAGTGATCGAGACCATGGAAGATCTGGTACATTTTTTGAAGAATCTTAGTCCCTGTCTGAGTAAAGTTTCACGAGAAGTAAGTGCGCGTGAAAAAGAACTGACACATCAGGTTCATCGTGAAATATTAGTGCGCTGCCTGGATCAG GTAAAAACTTTGGCACCAATATTAATTTGCTCGATGAAAATCTTCATCCACATAATAGCACAAGGGGGTAAAGGTGCGGAAGAAGCTGCGGAAAATCGAAATTATCTCTCCAGCCGTATGTCTGACGAGCTAAATGAGATCATAAGAGTTCTTCAGCTCACAACTTATGACGAGGAAGAATGGGATGCCGACCAATTAACG GTCCTCAAAAAAGCGCAAAGTGCAATCGAATCGCGATTGAGGGCTGCGCAAGATTGGCTCGACGATGGAGGTGCTCTGAGAGGTGGTGTCGGAGAAAAAAGCCTCAGACAAATTGTGGAACAGGCTGAACGTTTGGCCGAAAGATGTCTGGCTCCTTCGCAAGCAGAACCAATTACAAAATTGGCCTCACAAATTACCACGATGACTGATGCCCTCTGCGAACTTAGACAGGATGGAAAAG GAAATACTCCACAAGCCGAATCGCTCGCTCGTGCCATAAAAGACAAATTGAATGATCTACGCTCAACAGTTTATTCTACAATTGTAGCTGTAGATAAATCTGGAATCGCGCAAACAGCACATACTGTAGCAGGACGACTGGAACAGGCAAACAAATGGCTCCTCAACCCTCAAAATGATGACAAGGGCCTTGGCCAAAGAGCGATCGCTCTGATCGTCCACGAGGGCAAACAG AATCAACATCTTGCTAAC GTTGCCGAGGGATTACCTGGGATCCACAAAGCAGAGATATTGAACCTATGCGACGAAGTAGACAACTTATCGCGACAGCTTGGTGATCTCTGTGCCTGTGGTCAGGGAAACACACCAAGAGCTCAAGAAACTGCTCGTCAATTGTCACAGAAATTGTACGAACTGAAGAACCGAATTCAGCAGGCTGTAGTTTCCAGAGTCGTTGAGgattttattgatatttcaACACCTTTAAAACAATTCACGGACGCAGTCTTATCCCCAGAAGGGACGCCTGGAAGggaacaaaatttcaatgacaaAGCTCATGCTctccaaaatttctcaaacAGAGCTGCTAAGACTGCAAGAATGGTCGCTGCTGGAG GAAGtagcggaaataaaaaattggccGAGGCACTTGCGGTGAGCGCGTCACAGGTGGAATCGTTGACACCCCAACTGGTTAATGCTGGTCGTATTAGGATGACGTACCCGGAGAGTAAAGCTGCCGATgaacactttgaaaatctaCGGCAGCAGTACGCCGAGACCATTCAAAGAGCAAGAGCCCTGTGCGACGAGGCTACAGACAGCGGGGATTTCATCAGAACCTCAGAAGAGCAAATGCAAAAGCACTCGTTCCTCTGCGATGATGCCATAAACAAAAATCATCCTCAAAAGATGGTGGACAATACAGCGTCCATTGCAAGGCTCGCTAACCGTGTCATCCTCGTCGCTAAACAGGAAAGTGACAACAGCGAAGATCCTGCTTTCATTCAACGTGTCAATCTTGCTGCCGATGGACTCCAAAATA GTGTTGCTCCCATGGTTCAAGATGCAAAAGCAGTTGCTATGAATACCAAAGATGGACCGGCCGTATCTCGCTGGAGGGAAAGTAATCGCGCC cTCTTGTCCAATGTTGGCAAAGTTCGAAAGGCTATTACAGTTAATCCAGATCTTCCCCCACCTCCTGATATGTCTCAGCTTCGAATCAACAGTG aggaACAAATGCCAGGTCAACAATACAGTTACTTCACAGATAAAG AAATGGCACCGCCTCGCCCACCTTTACCTGGAGGTGAATTGGCTCCACCAAGACCTCCGCCACCAGAAACCGACGACGAGGATGAAATGTTTATGCATGCACCGCAGCCCAACCAGCCAATAATG ATGGCAGCGCACGGCCTCCATCAAGAAGTGCGTCAGTGGTCGAGCAAGGATAACGATATCATAGCTGCAGCGAAGAAGATGGCCATTTTGATGGGAAGATTGTCCGGACTTGTTAGAGGCGAAGGTGGAAATAAGAGGGATTTGATCGCCTGTGCTAAAGCAATTGCGGAAGCTTCTCAAGAAGTAACACGTCTCGCCAAAGAACTAGCCAGGGAGTGCACGGATAAACGTATTCGCACG AACCTGCTTCAAGTCTGCGAACGTATACCGACCATAGGTACACAGCTCAAGATTCTGTCCACGGTGAAGGCTACTATGCTCGGAGCACAAG AAATGCTTCCCAGCTGGGAGGAATTATTActaaatg ACGAATTGATTGGTCGCA
- the LOC105688480 gene encoding vinculin isoform X2, whose translation MPVFHTKTIESILEPVAQQVSRLVILHEEAEDGNAMPDLERPVQAVSRAVTNLVKVGRETINSSDDALLKQDMPGALYRVEGASRLLEEASAMLKQDPYSGPARKKLIEGSRGILQGTSSLLLCFDESEVRKIIRECKRVLDYLAVAEVIETMEDLVHFLKNLSPCLSKVSREVSAREKELTHQVHREILVRCLDQVKTLAPILICSMKIFIHIIAQGGKGAEEAAENRNYLSSRMSDELNEIIRVLQLTTYDEEEWDADQLTVLKKAQSAIESRLRAAQDWLDDGGALRGGVGEKSLRQIVEQAERLAERCLAPSQAEPITKLASQITTMTDALCELRQDGKGNTPQAESLARAIKDKLNDLRSTVYSTIVAVDKSGIAQTAHTVAGRLEQANKWLLNPQNDDKGLGQRAIALIVHEGKQVAEGLPGIHKAEILNLCDEVDNLSRQLGDLCACGQGNTPRAQETARQLSQKLYELKNRIQQAVVSRVVEDFIDISTPLKQFTDAVLSPEGTPGREQNFNDKAHALQNFSNRAAKTARMVAAGGSSGNKKLAEALAVSASQVESLTPQLVNAGRIRMTYPESKAADEHFENLRQQYAETIQRARALCDEATDSGDFIRTSEEQMQKHSFLCDDAINKNHPQKMVDNTASIARLANRVILVAKQESDNSEDPAFIQRVNLAADGLQNSVAPMVQDAKAVAMNTKDGPAVSRWRESNRALLSNVGKVRKAITVNPDLPPPPDMSQLRINSEEQMPGQQYSYFTDKVGQPLRNQPSPSSLRVTSPTLTVNKTQGRSISPLPKWARGGDNPDLLYQELASEDELEQAIRVRGLQDYCQYDSEMAPPRPPLPGGELAPPRPPPPETDDEDEMFMHAPQPNQPIMMAAHGLHQEVRQWSSKDNDIIAAAKKMAILMGRLSGLVRGEGGNKRDLIACAKAIAEASQEVTRLAKELARECTDKRIRTNLLQVCERIPTIGTQLKILSTVKATMLGAQEMLPSWEELLLNDELIGRSTEEDQEATDMLVGNAQNLMQSVKETVRAAECASIKIRTASGMKLRWVRRQPWYQY comes from the exons ATGCCCGTATTTCACACTAAAACAATCGAAAGCATTTTGGAACCTGTCGCACAGCAG GTGTCGAGGCTGGTCATTTTGCACGAAGAAGCTGAAGATGGAAATGCCATGCCAGATTTGGAGAGGCCTGTCCAGGCAGTTAGCAGGGCCGTCACCAACCTTGTCAAA GTTGGGCGTGAGACCATCAATTCATCTGACGATGCTTTACTCAAACAAGACATGCCAGGTGCCTTATACCGGGTCGAAGGGGCTTCCAGACTTCTCGAAGAAGCATCTGCCATGCTTAAACAAGATCCGTACTCTGGGCCCGCTAG GAAAAAGTTGATAGAGGGATCACGAGGGATCCTCCAAGGAACAAGTTCGCTCCTTCTTTGCTTCGACGAGAGCgaggttcgaaaaattatccgagaGTGTAAACGAGTTCTGGATTACTTGGCAGTTGCTGAAGTGATCGAGACCATGGAAGATCTGGTACATTTTTTGAAGAATCTTAGTCCCTGTCTGAGTAAAGTTTCACGAGAAGTAAGTGCGCGTGAAAAAGAACTGACACATCAGGTTCATCGTGAAATATTAGTGCGCTGCCTGGATCAG GTAAAAACTTTGGCACCAATATTAATTTGCTCGATGAAAATCTTCATCCACATAATAGCACAAGGGGGTAAAGGTGCGGAAGAAGCTGCGGAAAATCGAAATTATCTCTCCAGCCGTATGTCTGACGAGCTAAATGAGATCATAAGAGTTCTTCAGCTCACAACTTATGACGAGGAAGAATGGGATGCCGACCAATTAACG GTCCTCAAAAAAGCGCAAAGTGCAATCGAATCGCGATTGAGGGCTGCGCAAGATTGGCTCGACGATGGAGGTGCTCTGAGAGGTGGTGTCGGAGAAAAAAGCCTCAGACAAATTGTGGAACAGGCTGAACGTTTGGCCGAAAGATGTCTGGCTCCTTCGCAAGCAGAACCAATTACAAAATTGGCCTCACAAATTACCACGATGACTGATGCCCTCTGCGAACTTAGACAGGATGGAAAAG GAAATACTCCACAAGCCGAATCGCTCGCTCGTGCCATAAAAGACAAATTGAATGATCTACGCTCAACAGTTTATTCTACAATTGTAGCTGTAGATAAATCTGGAATCGCGCAAACAGCACATACTGTAGCAGGACGACTGGAACAGGCAAACAAATGGCTCCTCAACCCTCAAAATGATGACAAGGGCCTTGGCCAAAGAGCGATCGCTCTGATCGTCCACGAGGGCAAACAG GTTGCCGAGGGATTACCTGGGATCCACAAAGCAGAGATATTGAACCTATGCGACGAAGTAGACAACTTATCGCGACAGCTTGGTGATCTCTGTGCCTGTGGTCAGGGAAACACACCAAGAGCTCAAGAAACTGCTCGTCAATTGTCACAGAAATTGTACGAACTGAAGAACCGAATTCAGCAGGCTGTAGTTTCCAGAGTCGTTGAGgattttattgatatttcaACACCTTTAAAACAATTCACGGACGCAGTCTTATCCCCAGAAGGGACGCCTGGAAGggaacaaaatttcaatgacaaAGCTCATGCTctccaaaatttctcaaacAGAGCTGCTAAGACTGCAAGAATGGTCGCTGCTGGAG GAAGtagcggaaataaaaaattggccGAGGCACTTGCGGTGAGCGCGTCACAGGTGGAATCGTTGACACCCCAACTGGTTAATGCTGGTCGTATTAGGATGACGTACCCGGAGAGTAAAGCTGCCGATgaacactttgaaaatctaCGGCAGCAGTACGCCGAGACCATTCAAAGAGCAAGAGCCCTGTGCGACGAGGCTACAGACAGCGGGGATTTCATCAGAACCTCAGAAGAGCAAATGCAAAAGCACTCGTTCCTCTGCGATGATGCCATAAACAAAAATCATCCTCAAAAGATGGTGGACAATACAGCGTCCATTGCAAGGCTCGCTAACCGTGTCATCCTCGTCGCTAAACAGGAAAGTGACAACAGCGAAGATCCTGCTTTCATTCAACGTGTCAATCTTGCTGCCGATGGACTCCAAAATA GTGTTGCTCCCATGGTTCAAGATGCAAAAGCAGTTGCTATGAATACCAAAGATGGACCGGCCGTATCTCGCTGGAGGGAAAGTAATCGCGCC cTCTTGTCCAATGTTGGCAAAGTTCGAAAGGCTATTACAGTTAATCCAGATCTTCCCCCACCTCCTGATATGTCTCAGCTTCGAATCAACAGTG aggaACAAATGCCAGGTCAACAATACAGTTACTTCACAGATAAAG TCGGGCAGCCGTTGCGAAATCAGCCATCACCGAGCAGTTTGCGTGTCACAAGTCCAACTTTGACTGTCAATAAAACGCAAGGGCGTTCTATCAGTCCTTTACCAAAATGGGCTCGTGGAG GAGATAACCCTGATCTTCTCTACCAAGAGCTGGCTTCTGAGGATGAATTAGAACAAGCAATTCGAGTCAGAG GATTGCAAGATTACTGTCAATATGACAGCG AAATGGCACCGCCTCGCCCACCTTTACCTGGAGGTGAATTGGCTCCACCAAGACCTCCGCCACCAGAAACCGACGACGAGGATGAAATGTTTATGCATGCACCGCAGCCCAACCAGCCAATAATG ATGGCAGCGCACGGCCTCCATCAAGAAGTGCGTCAGTGGTCGAGCAAGGATAACGATATCATAGCTGCAGCGAAGAAGATGGCCATTTTGATGGGAAGATTGTCCGGACTTGTTAGAGGCGAAGGTGGAAATAAGAGGGATTTGATCGCCTGTGCTAAAGCAATTGCGGAAGCTTCTCAAGAAGTAACACGTCTCGCCAAAGAACTAGCCAGGGAGTGCACGGATAAACGTATTCGCACG AACCTGCTTCAAGTCTGCGAACGTATACCGACCATAGGTACACAGCTCAAGATTCTGTCCACGGTGAAGGCTACTATGCTCGGAGCACAAG AAATGCTTCCCAGCTGGGAGGAATTATTActaaatg ACGAATTGATTGGTCGCA